One window of the Hordeum vulgare subsp. vulgare unplaced genomic scaffold, MorexV3_pseudomolecules_assembly, whole genome shotgun sequence genome contains the following:
- the LOC123423834 gene encoding beta-galactosidase 1-like: MERVSWQPLALLLLAAAAAVASGTEVGYDGRSMVIDGERRLLISGSIHYPRSTPEMWPDLIRKAKEGGLDAIETYVFWNGHEPRRRQYNFEGSYDIVRFFKEVQDAGMYAILRIGPYICGEWNYGGLPAWLRDISGMQFRMHNNPFEQEMETFTTLIVDKLKEAKMFAGQGGPIILSQIENEYGNVMDKLNNDESASEYIHWCAAMANKQNVGVPWIMCQQDQDVPPNVINTCNGFYCHDWFPKRTDIPKIWTENWTGWQPKYGHLKDLHNVLKSMEKILLHGDYKDTTMGNTNVMVTKYTLDNSSACFISNKFDDKEVNVTLDDGATHVVPAWSVSILPDCKTVAYNSAKIKTQTSVMVKRPGVETVTDGLAWSWMPENLHPFMTDEKGNFRKNELLEQIATSGDQSDYLWYRTSLEHKGESNYKLHVNTTGHELYAFVNGKLVGRHYAPNGGFVFQMETPVKLHSGKNYISLLSATIGLKNYGALFEMMPAGIVGGPVKLVDTVTNTTAYDLSNSSWSYKAGLAGEYRETHLDKAKDRSQWRGGTIPVHRPFTWYKATFEAPTGEEPVVADLLGLGKGVVWKCLTGCNEPSQRFYHVPRSFLKAGEPNTMVLFEEAGGDPTRVSFHTVAVGAACAEAAEVGDESKAALAAFTAACVGKESCTVRHTEDFRAGSGCDSGVLTVQATC, translated from the exons ATGGAGCGCGTGTCGTGGCAACCActtgcgctcctcctcctcgcggcgGCCGCGGCCGTCGCCAGCGGCACTGAGGTCGGGTACGACGGCCGGTCGATGGTCATCGATGGCGAGCGCCGCCTCCTCATCTCCGGCTCCATCCACTACCCCAGGAGCACGCCAGAG ATGTGGCCGGATCTGATCAGGAAGGCCAAGGAGGGCGGGCTGGACGCCATCGAGACGTACGTCTTCTGGAACGGCCACGAGCCTCGCCGCCGGCAGTACAACTTCGAGGGCAGCTACGACATCGTGCGCTTCTTCAAGGAGGTCCAGGACGCCGGCATGTACGCCATCCTCCGCATCGGCCCCTACATCTGCGGCGAGTGGAACTACGGCGGCCTGCCGGCATGGCTGCGCGACATCTCCGGCATGCAGTTCCGCATGCACAACAACCCCTTCGAG CAAGAGATGGAGACCTTCACGACCCTCATCGTCGACAAGCTCAAGGAGGCCAAGATGTTCGCCGGACAGGGAGGCCCCATCATCCTCTCTCAG atcgagAACGAGTACGGGAACGTCATGGACAAGCTCAACAACGACGAGTCGGCGTCTGAGTACATCCACTGGTGCGCCGCCATGGCCAACAAGCAGAACGTAGGCGTGCCGTGGATCATGTGCCAGCAGGACCAAGACGTCCCACCCAACGTG ATCAACACCTGCAACGGCTTCTACTGCCACGACTGGTTCCCCAAGAGGACCGACATCCCCAAGATCTGGACTGAGAACTGGACTGGCTG GCAGCCAAAATACGGGCACCTCAAGGACCTCCACAATGTCCTCAAGTCCATGGAGAAGATCCTACTCCATGGGGACTACAAGGACACCACCATGGGCAACACCAACGTCATG GTTACCAAGTACACGCTGGACAACTCCTCTGCCTGCTTCATCAGCAACAAGTTCGACGACAAGGAGGTCAATGTGACCCTCGACGACGGCGCAACCCATGTCGTGCCCGCATGGTCCGTGAGCATCCTGCCGGACTGCAAGACCGTCGCGTACAACAGCGCCAAGATCAAGACACAGACGTCGGTGATGGTGAAGAGGCCGGGGGTGGAAACCGTGACGGATGGCCTTGCTTGGTCGTGGATGCCCGAGAACCTCCATCCTTTCATGACGGACGAGAAGGGTAACTTCAGGAAGAACGAGCTGCTCGAGCAGATCGCGACGTCGGGCGACCAGAGCGACTACCTATGGTACAGGACAAG CTTGGAGCACAAGGGGGAATCGAACTACAAGTTGCACGTGAACACGACTGGCCATGAGCTCTACGCTTTCGTCAATGGCAAGCTTGTTG GGAGGCACTACGCTCCTAATGGCGGATTCGTCTTCCAAATGGAGACACCGGTGAAGCTCCACTCTGGCAAGAACTACATCTCCCTCCTCAGCGCCACCATCGGGCTCAAGAACTATGGTGCTCTGTTCGAGATGATGCCCGCCGGCATCGTGGGAGGGCCGGTGAAGCTCGTCGACACCGTCACCAACACCACCGCCTACGACCTCTCCAACAGCTCCTGGTCCTACAAGGCCGGCCTCGCCGGCGAGTACAGGGAGACCCACCTCGACAAGGCCAAGGACCGCAGCCAATGGAGAGGCGGCACCATCCCGGTGCACCGCCCCTTCACCTGGTACAAGGCGACCTTTGAGGCCCCCACCGGTGAGGAGCCCGTGGTGGCGGACCTGCTGGGGCTCGGCAAGGGCGTGGTGTGG AAGTGCCTCACTGGCTGCAACGAGCCGTCCCAGAGGTTCTACCATGTGCCACGGTCGTTCCTCAAGGCCGGCGAGCCCAACACGATGGTGCTGTTCGAGGAGGCCGGCGGCGACCCGACGAGGGTGAGCTTCCACACCGTCGCTGTCGGGGCGGCGTGCGCGGAGGCCGCCGAGGTCGGCGACGAG TCCAAGGCAGCGCTGGCGGCGTTCACGGCAGCGTGCGTCGGCAAGGAGTCGTGCACGGTGCGGCACACGGAGGACTTCCGCGCCGGGTCCGGGTGTGACTCCGGCGTGCTCACCGTGCAGGCAACCTGCTGA